A single window of Paenibacillus sp. SYP-B4298 DNA harbors:
- a CDS encoding DUF402 domain-containing protein, whose protein sequence is MKRKFSDRANWRRILRKSYSCLSMDGEEFRGLVTFYRIHELREPLWKEYNGRRLCLADRGYLWMQHFPKGEQFVVTTMFDDKGRVVQWYIDVCKNQGLTDQKVPWFDDLYLDVVVLPSGEVFLMDEDELEDAVRSGEVTHKDANMARKTAGKLLSAIRNGRFRYFTLSLKHRKTLADRMGGQGS, encoded by the coding sequence ATGAAAAGAAAATTTTCTGACCGGGCGAATTGGCGTCGTATTCTCCGGAAAAGTTACTCTTGCCTGTCTATGGACGGGGAGGAGTTTAGAGGCCTGGTTACTTTTTACCGAATCCATGAGCTGAGAGAGCCTCTATGGAAGGAGTATAACGGGCGCCGTCTCTGTCTGGCTGATCGCGGTTATTTGTGGATGCAGCACTTTCCCAAGGGAGAGCAGTTTGTAGTCACGACGATGTTTGATGATAAGGGCCGTGTCGTGCAATGGTATATCGATGTATGCAAAAATCAGGGGCTGACGGATCAGAAGGTGCCGTGGTTTGACGATCTGTACCTTGATGTTGTCGTATTGCCGAGCGGTGAGGTGTTTCTGATGGATGAGGATGAGCTGGAGGATGCGGTACGCTCTGGCGAAGTCACGCATAAGGATGCGAACATGGCGCGCAAGACAGCGGGCAAGCTGCTGTCCGCCATTCGCAACGGAAGGTTCAGGTATTTTACGCTTAGCTTGAAGCACCGCAAGACACTTGCCGACCGCATGGGGGGGCAGGGCTCATGA